A window from Streptomyces subrutilus encodes these proteins:
- a CDS encoding argininosuccinate synthase — protein sequence MTERVVLAYSGGLDTSVAIGWIAEETGAEVIAVAVDVGQGGEDLDVIRKRALACGAVEAEVADARDEFADEYCLPAIKANALYMDRYPLVSALSRPTIVKHLVAAANKHGASIVAHGCTGKGNDQVRFEAGIAALGPDLKCIAPVRDYAMTRDKAIAFAEKAELPIATTKKSPYSIDQNVFGRAVETGFLEDIWNAPIEDIYEYTSNPAVPREADEVVISFKAGVPVAIDGKPVTVLQAIQQLNERAGAQGIGRIDIVEDRLVGIKSREVYEAPGAIALITAHQELENVTVERELARYKRQVEQRWGEMVYDGLWFSPLKRALDGFINEANQHVTGDIRMTLHGGRAVVTGRKSDESLYDFNLATYDSGDTFDQSKAQGFIEIFGLSSKIAARRDLA from the coding sequence AGGAGACGGGCGCCGAGGTCATCGCCGTTGCCGTGGACGTCGGCCAGGGCGGCGAGGACCTGGACGTCATCCGCAAGCGCGCACTCGCCTGCGGTGCCGTCGAAGCCGAGGTCGCGGACGCCCGTGACGAGTTCGCCGACGAGTACTGCCTCCCGGCGATCAAGGCCAACGCCCTCTACATGGACCGGTACCCGCTGGTCTCGGCGCTCTCCCGGCCGACCATCGTCAAGCACCTCGTCGCCGCCGCCAACAAGCACGGCGCCTCGATCGTCGCCCACGGCTGCACCGGCAAGGGCAACGACCAGGTCCGCTTCGAGGCCGGCATCGCCGCCCTCGGCCCCGACCTCAAGTGCATCGCCCCGGTCCGCGACTACGCCATGACCCGCGACAAGGCCATCGCCTTCGCCGAGAAGGCCGAGCTGCCGATCGCGACCACCAAGAAGTCCCCGTACTCCATCGACCAGAACGTCTTCGGTCGCGCCGTCGAGACGGGCTTCCTGGAGGACATCTGGAACGCGCCGATCGAGGACATCTACGAGTACACCTCGAACCCGGCCGTCCCGCGCGAGGCCGACGAGGTCGTCATCTCCTTCAAGGCCGGCGTCCCGGTCGCCATCGACGGCAAGCCCGTCACCGTCCTCCAGGCCATCCAGCAGCTCAACGAGCGCGCCGGAGCCCAGGGCATCGGCCGGATCGACATCGTCGAGGACCGCCTCGTCGGCATCAAGTCCCGCGAGGTGTACGAGGCCCCGGGTGCGATCGCGCTGATCACGGCCCACCAGGAGCTGGAGAACGTCACCGTCGAGCGCGAGCTGGCCCGCTACAAGCGGCAGGTCGAGCAGCGCTGGGGCGAGATGGTCTACGACGGCCTGTGGTTCTCCCCGCTCAAGCGGGCCCTGGACGGCTTCATCAACGAGGCGAACCAGCACGTCACCGGCGACATCCGGATGACCCTGCACGGCGGCCGCGCCGTCGTCACCGGCCGGAAGTCCGACGAGTCGCTGTACGACTTCAACCTCGCCACCTACGACTCGGGCGACACCTTCGACCAGTCCAAGGCCCAGGGCTTCATCGAGATCTTCGGCCTCTCCTCGAAGATCGCGGCGCGTCGCGACCTCGCCTGA
- the argH gene encoding argininosuccinate lyase encodes MSSNNGDVRLWGGRFADGPAEALAKLSASVHFDWRLAPYDIAGSRAHARVLHKAGLLTADELDRMTAGLDLLEADVASGSFTGTIADEDVHTALERGLLERLGADLGGKLRAGRSRNDQVATLFRMYLRDHARTIGGLIADLQDALVGLAESHADVAMPGRTHLQHAQPVLFAHHVLAHVQSLSRDAERLRQWDTRTAVSPYGSGALAGSSLGLDPEAVAADLGFERGSVGNSIDGTASRDFVAEFAFITAMIGINLSRIAEEIIIWNTKEFSFVTLHDAFSTGSSIMPQKKNPDIAELARGKSGRLIGNLTGLLATLKALPLAYNRDLQEDKEPVFDSCDTLEVLLPAFTGMMATLTVNRERMEELAPAGFSLATDIAEWLVKQGVPFRVAHEVAGECVKVCEAEGIELDQLTDAQFAKISEHLTPEVRTVLNVKGALASRNGRGGTAPSAVAVQLTEVKADLVIQHAWAVHKQ; translated from the coding sequence GTGAGCAGCAACAACGGTGACGTCCGGCTCTGGGGCGGCCGGTTCGCCGACGGTCCCGCCGAGGCCCTCGCGAAGCTGTCCGCGTCGGTCCACTTCGACTGGCGCCTCGCGCCGTACGACATCGCCGGCTCGCGCGCCCACGCCCGCGTGCTGCACAAGGCGGGCCTGCTCACGGCCGACGAGCTCGACCGCATGACCGCCGGCCTGGACCTCCTCGAAGCCGACGTGGCCAGCGGCTCCTTCACCGGCACCATCGCCGACGAGGACGTGCACACCGCCCTGGAGCGCGGCCTGCTGGAGCGGCTCGGCGCCGACCTCGGCGGCAAGCTGCGCGCCGGCCGGTCCCGCAACGACCAGGTGGCCACCCTCTTCCGGATGTACCTGCGCGACCACGCCCGCACCATCGGCGGCCTGATCGCGGACCTCCAGGACGCGCTGGTCGGCCTCGCCGAGAGCCACGCGGACGTGGCCATGCCCGGCCGCACCCACCTCCAGCACGCGCAGCCGGTGCTCTTCGCCCACCACGTACTGGCCCACGTGCAGTCGCTGTCCCGGGACGCGGAGCGGCTGCGCCAGTGGGACACCCGCACCGCCGTCTCCCCGTACGGCTCGGGCGCCCTCGCCGGGTCCTCGCTCGGCCTGGACCCGGAGGCGGTCGCCGCCGACCTGGGCTTCGAGCGCGGTTCGGTCGGCAACTCGATCGACGGGACGGCCTCGCGGGACTTCGTCGCCGAGTTCGCCTTCATCACCGCGATGATCGGGATCAACCTCTCCCGGATCGCGGAGGAGATCATCATCTGGAACACGAAGGAGTTCTCCTTCGTCACCCTGCACGACGCCTTCTCCACCGGCTCGTCGATCATGCCGCAGAAGAAGAACCCGGACATCGCCGAGCTGGCGCGGGGCAAGTCGGGCCGCCTCATCGGCAACCTGACCGGTCTGCTCGCCACGCTGAAGGCGCTGCCGCTCGCCTACAACCGCGACCTCCAGGAGGACAAGGAGCCGGTCTTCGACTCCTGCGACACCCTGGAGGTCCTGCTGCCGGCCTTCACCGGCATGATGGCCACCCTCACGGTCAACCGGGAGCGGATGGAGGAGCTGGCGCCCGCCGGCTTCTCGCTCGCCACCGACATCGCGGAGTGGCTGGTCAAGCAGGGCGTGCCGTTCCGCGTGGCGCACGAGGTGGCCGGCGAGTGCGTCAAGGTCTGCGAGGCCGAGGGCATCGAACTCGACCAGCTGACCGACGCGCAGTTCGCGAAGATCTCCGAGCACCTGACCCCGGAGGTCCGCACCGTCCTCAACGTCAAGGGCGCCCTGGCCTCCCGCAACGGCCGCGGCGGCACCGCGCCGTCGGCCGTCGCCGTGCAGCTCACCGAGGTCAAGGCGGACCTGGTCATCCAGCACGCCTGGGCCGTGCACAAGCAGTAG
- a CDS encoding MFS transporter, with amino-acid sequence MSRTEELNRQKGAEGKSPGRWLALSVLVLAVLLVAVDATVLGLATPALSEDLKPSGTQLLWIGDIYSFVIAGLLVSMGSLGDRIGRKKLLLLGATAFGAVSVLNAYANSPEMMILARALLGVAGATLMPSTLALIRNIFHDPKERSLAIGIWGATASAGAAVGPVVGGALLQHFWWGSVFLINLPVMAVLVLVGIKLLPESKNPVAGPWDLVSVALSLIGVIGVVYAVKDAATHGLTWGVWAAAVIGGGCLYAFVRRQFTLPSPLLDMRLFKHRGFSGAVLADLLTVFGLSGLVFFLSQFLQLVQGRDPLEAGLAELPAAIGAVATGLVAGRYARKYSVRGLVAGGLGAIGLALAALTVIHKETGYPLLGAALLVVGLGAGFSFTVTADVILSSVPKEQAGSASAVSETAYELGAALGIALLGSIVTGVYQGFTAPASVPAPVAEAAHESLGGAVEAAKSLDPATAEQMVGAAQVAFVDGLRLASGVGAVVLLATAVAAWFLLRGQRLQDGIEH; translated from the coding sequence ATGAGCCGTACCGAAGAGCTGAACCGGCAGAAGGGGGCGGAGGGCAAGAGCCCCGGGCGCTGGCTGGCGCTGTCCGTGCTCGTCCTGGCCGTCCTGCTGGTCGCCGTGGACGCGACCGTGCTCGGCCTCGCCACCCCGGCCCTCAGCGAGGACCTCAAGCCCTCCGGCACCCAGCTGCTGTGGATCGGCGACATCTACTCGTTCGTCATCGCCGGCCTGCTCGTCTCCATGGGCTCCCTCGGGGACCGCATCGGCCGCAAGAAGCTGCTCCTGCTCGGCGCCACGGCCTTCGGCGCCGTATCGGTCCTGAACGCCTACGCGAACAGCCCCGAGATGATGATCCTCGCCCGGGCCCTGCTCGGCGTCGCGGGCGCCACGCTGATGCCGTCCACCCTGGCCCTCATCCGCAACATCTTCCACGACCCCAAGGAGCGCAGCCTCGCGATCGGCATCTGGGGCGCCACCGCCTCGGCCGGCGCGGCGGTCGGCCCGGTCGTCGGCGGAGCCCTGCTCCAGCACTTCTGGTGGGGCTCGGTCTTCCTCATCAACCTCCCCGTGATGGCCGTGCTCGTCCTCGTCGGCATCAAGCTGCTGCCCGAGTCGAAGAACCCGGTCGCCGGCCCCTGGGACCTGGTCAGCGTCGCGCTCTCGCTGATCGGTGTCATCGGTGTGGTCTACGCGGTCAAGGACGCCGCCACCCACGGCCTTACCTGGGGCGTCTGGGCCGCCGCCGTCATCGGCGGAGGCTGCCTGTACGCCTTCGTGCGCCGCCAGTTCACCCTGCCGTCGCCGCTGCTGGACATGCGGCTGTTCAAGCACCGGGGCTTCTCCGGCGCCGTCCTCGCCGACCTGCTCACCGTCTTCGGCCTCTCCGGGCTGGTCTTCTTCCTCTCCCAGTTCCTCCAGCTCGTCCAGGGCCGCGACCCGCTGGAGGCCGGTCTCGCCGAGCTGCCCGCCGCCATCGGCGCGGTGGCCACCGGCCTGGTCGCCGGCCGCTACGCCCGCAAGTACTCGGTACGGGGCCTGGTCGCCGGCGGCCTCGGCGCCATCGGCCTGGCCCTCGCCGCGCTCACCGTGATCCACAAGGAGACCGGCTACCCGCTGCTCGGCGCGGCCCTGCTCGTCGTCGGCCTCGGCGCCGGCTTCTCCTTCACCGTCACCGCCGACGTGATCCTCTCCAGCGTCCCCAAGGAGCAGGCCGGCTCGGCCTCGGCCGTCTCCGAGACCGCGTACGAACTCGGCGCCGCCCTCGGCATCGCCCTGCTCGGCTCCATCGTCACCGGCGTCTACCAGGGCTTCACCGCCCCGGCCTCCGTCCCCGCGCCCGTCGCCGAAGCCGCCCACGAATCCCTCGGCGGCGCCGTCGAGGCCGCCAAGTCGCTGGACCCGGCCACCGCCGAGCAGATGGTGGGCGCCGCCCAGGTCGCCTTCGTCGACGGGCTGCGGCTCGCCTCGGGCGTCGGCGCCGTCGTCCTGCTGGCCACCGCGGTGGCCGCCTGGTTCCTGCTCCGCGGCCAGAGGCTCCAGGACGGCATCGAGCACTGA
- a CDS encoding TetR/AcrR family transcriptional regulator, giving the protein MAMDRDQVLRDAAALLSRKSTATMDEVARTAGIGRATLHRHFAGRDALVRALEELGIREFEGAFDRARLDEGTAVEALRRLVAQAEPNAQLLAFLVTENQLFEGEQVHEGWARLDARVGALFRRGQQEGDIRIDLSAAWLTEALYGLIGACAWAVMDGRVAPKDFQYMITELLLGGARRSVE; this is encoded by the coding sequence ATGGCCATGGATCGTGACCAGGTGCTCCGCGACGCGGCGGCCCTGCTCTCCCGCAAATCGACCGCCACGATGGACGAGGTCGCCCGCACCGCCGGCATCGGGCGCGCGACCCTCCACCGGCACTTCGCCGGCCGCGACGCCCTCGTACGGGCCCTCGAAGAGCTCGGCATCCGCGAGTTCGAGGGGGCCTTCGACCGCGCCCGCCTCGACGAGGGCACGGCGGTCGAGGCCCTGCGGCGGCTCGTCGCCCAGGCCGAGCCCAACGCCCAGCTGCTGGCCTTCCTCGTCACCGAGAACCAGCTCTTCGAGGGCGAACAGGTCCACGAGGGATGGGCCCGCCTCGACGCGCGCGTCGGCGCGCTCTTCCGGCGCGGCCAGCAGGAGGGCGACATCCGCATCGACCTGAGCGCCGCCTGGCTCACCGAGGCCCTCTACGGCCTCATCGGCGCCTGCGCCTGGGCCGTCATGGACGGCCGGGTCGCCCCCAAGGACTTCCAGTACATGATCACCGAGTTGCTGCTCGGTGGAGCACGACGGAGTGTGGAGTGA